ATAACCATAATGATTCTTCTACTAATAGCCTCGACAACAGGATTTATCTTATTTTTAAGGACAAACATAATCATTCTTATACTGGGAATCCTATCTTTTATAACAGGAATACTTTATTCTTTTGGTCCCATACCAATTTCAAGAATGCCCTTAGGGGAAATTTTCTCCGGACTTTTTATGGGGTTCATGATAGTTTTTATTTCTATATATATTCACATATACGATATAGGTATTGTAGATATTGTTTACCAAAATGAAATATTAACCCTTAATCTTAATCTTAAAGAAATCATATATATATTTTTGATATCTTTGCCTGCCGTAATAGGTATTGCTAATATAATGCTGGCAAATAATATTTGTGATATGGAAGATGATATTATTAATAAGAGATATACCCTTCCCATTTATATTGGAAAGGATAGGAGCTTAAGGATTTTTAAAATTTTATACTATATTATATATATTGATATTATACTTTTGGTTATATTATATATAAGCCCGATATTTACTTTAGCTACACTATTTACATTTATAATAGTCAAGAAAAATATCCGTATATTTTTTGAAAAGCAATCAAAAAAAGATACCTTTGTTACCGCTGTACGAAATTTCACACTTATAAATCTTATCCATGTTTTGATGATTGGTATAGGAATTCTACTGTAGAAATGATAGGATGTTATAAAGGTTAATATTACTAATATCAAGGAGATGCATATGATAAAATTAGGTGAAATTCAAAAACTAAGGGTTTTAAGAATTACTTCCATTGGTGCCTACTTAAACACAAAAGAAGGAAAAAAGGAAGAGGATGTTCTACTTCCTAAGAAACAAATACCAGAAGATACCGAAGTGGGAGACGAACTAGAAGTTTTTATATATAGGGATTCGAAAGACCGTATCATAGCCACAACCAAAAGACCTAGAGTAACTTTAGGAAAATTAGCTATTTTAAAAGTCGTAGACACAAGTAAAATAGGGGCATTTTTAGATTGGGGTCTTGAGAAGGATTTATTCCTTCCCTTTAGGGAACAGGCCACCCGGGTTTCTAAGGGAAAAAGCTATTTAGTAGGTCTATACATAGATAAAAGCGATAGACTTTGCGCTACCATGGATGTGTATGACCTTCTAAGAAGCGATTCACCTTATAAGGAAAATGATAAAGTTTGTGGGATTGTGTATAAAGTAAAAGAAGATTTAGGGGTTTTTGTAGCTGTCGATAGCAAGTATCACGGTTTTATTCCATCAACTGAATTATATGAAAAGTACCAAAATGGGGATGAAATAGAAGGCAGAGTAATAAAAATCCGTGAAGATGGAAAAATAGATATCAGTGTAAGGGAAAAAGCCTATATCCAGGTGGAGGAAGATGCTAAGGTTATCTTAGGAAAGTTATTGTTAAAAGGGGGCAAGCTTCCATTTAACGACAATACTGATCCATCTATAATAAAAAAAGAATTTAATATGAGTAAGAGAGCATTTAAAAGAGCAATCGGTAAACTATTCAAAGAAGGAAAAATAAAAATTACCACCTCAGGTATCGAAGAATTTCATAATTAAAAACACCATAAAGATAAAATTTAACAATAGGAGAGTAAAATATGAATACAGCTAGATTTGATGATTTAAATATATCAAAAGAACTAATTAAAGCAGTTGAGGATATGGGGTTTGAAGAAACCACCCCTATACAATCTCAGGCAATACCTCATATATTAGAGGGGAAGGACGTAATAGGACAAGCCCAAACAGGAACAGGTAAAACAGCATCTTTTGGAATACCTATCTTGGAAAAGGTTGATGTCCAAGACAATAATTTACAGGCTTTGGTATTATGTCCTACGAGGGAATTAGCGATTCAAGTTTCGGAAGAAATAAGAAAACTGGGAAAATACCTTCAGGGAATAAAGACCCTTCCCATATATGGGGGACAGCCAATTGACAGGCAAATTAAATCTTTAAAAAAGGGCATTCAAGTCATAATTGGGACCCCAGGACGGGTAATGGATCACATGAATCGAAAAACCATAAAACTAAATAAACTTAAAATGATAATTTTAGATGAAGCAGATGAAATGCTTAATATGGGATTTAGGGAAGATATCGAGATGATACTTAAAGGTACCCCAAAAAGCCGTCAAACCATTTTGTTTTCTGCTACCATGCCTAGAGCTATTTTAGATATTGCAAAAACCCATCAGGAAAACCCTGAAATAGTTAAAGTAGTGCGTAAACAACTAACTGTCCCAAGCATTGAACAATATTATTTCGAAGTAAAAGAAAGAAATAAAGTTGAAATTCTTACAAGACTTATTGATATGCATAATCCTAAACTGTCCCTTATCTTTTGTAACACCAAAAAGAAGGTAGATGAACTGGTAAATGATTTACAAGGAAGAGGATATTTTGCAGATGGGCTCCATGGGGATATGAAGCAGCCCCTAAGAGATAGGGTCATGAATAACTTTAGAAATGGAAACACAGAGATATTAATAGCAACAGATGTGGCAGCAAGGGGAATTGATGTGGATGATGTAGAGGCTGTATTTAACTATGATATTCCACAGGATGAAGAATACTATGTTCATAGAATTGGAAGGACAGGACGGGCAGGTCGCCTAGGGAAGGCATTTAGTTTTATCGTAGGTAGGGAAATATATAAACTTAAAGATATCCAAAGGTATACCAAGACCAAAATAAAGCTTCAACAAGCTCCTAGCCTCAATGACGTAGAAGAGGCCAAAATCAGTATTCTAATCGACAACATAAAAAGCGTTATCGAAAATGAAGATTTAAATAAACAAATCAGAATCATAGAAAGATTAGTTGAAGAAGATTATACCTCCCTAGATTTATCTGCAGCTCTTCTAAAGATGGTAATGGGCAAAGAAACAGAGCATGAGGCAGATGCGGACTTCGAAGAAACAGGTTCAGAACCAGGAATGGTAAGATTGTTTATAAATATAGGGCGAAAGCAAAATGTAAGGGCTAGGGATATCGTAGGGGCTATAGCAGGAGAAACCGGCCTTTCTGGAAAACTCATAGGAACCATTGATGTATACGACAAATACACTTTTGTAGAGGTTCCTAAAGAATATACAAAGGAAGTTCTAAAGATAATGAACCACGCCCAAATCAAAGGGAAATCCATAAATATTGAGCCGGCAAATAAGAAAAAGTAGCAATCATTTAGATATGAAGGGATTCTATGAAAATCAAAGGGATTTTTAGGATATATAAGTTATTTTAAAAATATAGGTAAAAATGACAATATACTAAAATTGATAAATTGTAAAAACGTAATATAATGATATTATAAACAACAACTTGAAATATGAGGCATAAATAATCCTATAAAACATATTATAACGAAAAGGAGGTTTTTGCATGAATAACATTATTGTATACTCTACTCCGACATGTCCATTTTGTCATATGGTGAAGAACTATTTGAAAAAAAATAAT
The Candidatus Epulonipiscium sp. DNA segment above includes these coding regions:
- a CDS encoding 1,4-dihydroxy-2-naphthoate polyprenyltransferase, with the translated sequence MSIRSFLKLAEIQTKVASMIPFLLGNAYAIYHFKRFNILNFMIMLISLLTFDMLTTTINNYIDYKKARKTYGYNYETHNAIIRDNIKESAVWITIMILLLIASTTGFILFLRTNIIILILGILSFITGILYSFGPIPISRMPLGEIFSGLFMGFMIVFISIYIHIYDIGIVDIVYQNEILTLNLNLKEIIYIFLISLPAVIGIANIMLANNICDMEDDIINKRYTLPIYIGKDRSLRIFKILYYIIYIDIILLVILYISPIFTLATLFTFIIVKKNIRIFFEKQSKKDTFVTAVRNFTLINLIHVLMIGIGILL
- a CDS encoding DEAD/DEAH box helicase; translated protein: MNTARFDDLNISKELIKAVEDMGFEETTPIQSQAIPHILEGKDVIGQAQTGTGKTASFGIPILEKVDVQDNNLQALVLCPTRELAIQVSEEIRKLGKYLQGIKTLPIYGGQPIDRQIKSLKKGIQVIIGTPGRVMDHMNRKTIKLNKLKMIILDEADEMLNMGFREDIEMILKGTPKSRQTILFSATMPRAILDIAKTHQENPEIVKVVRKQLTVPSIEQYYFEVKERNKVEILTRLIDMHNPKLSLIFCNTKKKVDELVNDLQGRGYFADGLHGDMKQPLRDRVMNNFRNGNTEILIATDVAARGIDVDDVEAVFNYDIPQDEEYYVHRIGRTGRAGRLGKAFSFIVGREIYKLKDIQRYTKTKIKLQQAPSLNDVEEAKISILIDNIKSVIENEDLNKQIRIIERLVEEDYTSLDLSAALLKMVMGKETEHEADADFEETGSEPGMVRLFINIGRKQNVRARDIVGAIAGETGLSGKLIGTIDVYDKYTFVEVPKEYTKEVLKIMNHAQIKGKSINIEPANKKK
- a CDS encoding S1 RNA-binding domain-containing protein, yielding MIKLGEIQKLRVLRITSIGAYLNTKEGKKEEDVLLPKKQIPEDTEVGDELEVFIYRDSKDRIIATTKRPRVTLGKLAILKVVDTSKIGAFLDWGLEKDLFLPFREQATRVSKGKSYLVGLYIDKSDRLCATMDVYDLLRSDSPYKENDKVCGIVYKVKEDLGVFVAVDSKYHGFIPSTELYEKYQNGDEIEGRVIKIREDGKIDISVREKAYIQVEEDAKVILGKLLLKGGKLPFNDNTDPSIIKKEFNMSKRAFKRAIGKLFKEGKIKITTSGIEEFHN